In Canis lupus familiaris isolate Mischka breed German Shepherd chromosome 5, alternate assembly UU_Cfam_GSD_1.0, whole genome shotgun sequence, a genomic segment contains:
- the KCTD19 gene encoding BTB/POZ domain-containing protein KCTD19 isoform X6 yields the protein MEEPGMPHESAEDLFHFNVGGWHFSVPRNKLAQFPDSLLWKEASALSSLESQRLFIDRDGSTFRHVHYYLYTSKLSFSSCAELNLLYEQALGLQLMPLLQTLDNLKEGKHHLRVRPADIPVAERASLNYWRTWKCISKPSEFPIKSPAFTGLHDKAPLGLMDTPLLDTEEEVHYCFLPLDLVAKYPSLVTEDNLLWLAETVALIECECSEFRFIVNFLRSQKILLPDNFSNIDVLEAEVEILEIPELTEAIRLYRMNMGGCSRTSCSPPSPGKGGHAAGLESVKPLYMMALGLLVKYPDSALGQLRIESTLDGSRLYITGNGVLFQHVKNWLGTCRLPLTETISEVYELCAFLDKRDITYEPMKVALKTHLEPRTLAPMDVLNERWMAEITVYSPQQIIKVYVGSHWYATTLQTLLKYPELLSNPQRVYWITYGQTLLIHGDGQMFRHILNFLRLGKLFLPSEFKEWPLFCQEVEEYHIPSLSEALAQCQAYKSWTQEKESENEEAFPIRRLHVVTEGPGSLVEFSRDTKETTACMPVDFQDCNDRTPWNKAKGTLARSSQMEEAEQYSQAIQVSLCRGAKRAGNPSTYSHCPGLCANPTYWGGHPESPPKKKCTTVNLTQKPETKDPPVTPMQKLISLVREWDMVNCKQWEFQPVPVPQSSSMEEATLQPPSGSEAASQPVTSASWKGRSTGSEKDLGQQAGAGAGAKDKGLEPTFKPYFPVKRAVTLKDWGKQKPREKESPGPEQPLPEAEVNNAGVILKVTHPPVVGSDGSCMFFEDSIIYTTQIDNLKHTPPTASPQPKEVTFLSFSLSWEEMFYAQKCHRFLTDIILDSIRQKDPKAMTAKVVSLTNQLWTLHISPKQFVVDLLAITGFKDDRHTQERLYSWVELTLPFARKYGCCMDLLIQRGLSRSISYSILGKYLQEG from the exons ATG gAGGAGCCTGGCATGCCTCATGAATCAGCGGAGGATTTGTTTCATTTCAACGTTGGCGGCTGGCATTTCTCAGTTCCCAGAAACAAACTTGCTCAGTTTCCAGATTCCCTGCTATGGAAAGAGGCTTCAGCCTTGTCCTCTTTGGAAAGCCAGAGGCTCTTCATCGACAGAGATGGTTCTACATTTAGGCATGTGCACTATTACCTCTACACTTCCAAACTCTCCTTCTCTAGTTGTGCAGAACTGAACTTACTCTATGAGCAAGCACTGGGTTTGCAGCTGATGCCTTTGCTGCAG ACTCTAGATAATCTGAAGGAAGGGAAACACCACCTACGTGTACGGCCTGCAGACATACCTGTTGCTGAGAGAGCATCTTTGAACTACTGGCGAACATGGAAGTGTATCAGCAAACCCTCAGAATTTCCCATAAAAAGCCCTGCCTTCACAG GCCTACATGATAAGGCACCTTTGGGACTCATGGACACACCATTGTTAGACACGGAAGAGGAAGTACACTACTGTTTTCTGCCCCTAGACCTAGTGGCCAAGTATCCAAGCCTGGTGACTGAAGACAATCTGCTGTGGCTGGCTGAGACTGTGGCCTTAATTGAGTGCGAGTGCAGCGAGTTCCGCTTCATTG TGAATTTTCTACGCTCACAGAAGATTTTACTACCAGATAATTTCTCCAATATAGACGTGTTAGAAGCAGAAGTGGAAATTCTGGAAATCCCTGAACTCACTGAAGCTATAAGGTTGTACCGGATGAACATGG GTGGCTGTTCCCGGACCTCTTGTTCCCCCCCAAGCCCTGGGAAGGGGGGCCATGCAGCAGGCCTGGAGTCTGTGAAGCCGTTGTACATGATGGCCCTGGGTCTGCTTGTCAAGTACCCAGACTCCGCACTGGGACAGCTCCGCATCGAGAGCACGCTGGACGGCAGTAGACTGTACATCACAGGGAACGGGGTCCTCTTTCAGCATGTCAA AAACTGGCTGGGAACTTGTCGGCTGCCCCTGACTGAGACTATTTCCGAGGTGTATGAGCTCTGTGCCTTCCTGGACAAGAGGGATATCACCTATGAGCCAATGAAAGTGGCCCTGAAGACTCATCTGGAGCCGAGGACTCTGGCACCCATGGATGTGCTCA ATGAGAGATGGATGGCAGAAATCACTGTGTATTCCCCGCAACAGATCATCAAAGTTTATGTTGGAAGCCACTGGTATGCAACCACCCTGCAGACCTTACTGAAG TATCCAGAACTTCTGTCCAACCCTCAAAGAGTGTACTGGATCACTTATGGGCAGACCCTGCTGATCCACGGGGATGGCCAAATGTTCCGACATATTCTCAACTTCCTGAGACTTGGAAAACTGTTTTTACCATCTGAATTTAA GGAATGGCCCCTGTTCTGCCAGGAGGTAGAGGAATACCACATCCCATCCCTCTCAGAGGCCCTTGCCCAATGTCAGGCATACAA GTCATGGACccaggagaaagaatctgaaaatgAAGAAGCTTTTCCCATCAGGAGGCTGCATGTGGTGACGGAAGGGCCAGGGTCTCTGGTGGAGTTCAGTAGAGACACCAAAGAA ACCACAGCCTGCATGCCTGTGGACTTCCAAGACTGCAATGACAGGACTCCATGGAACAAGGCCAAGGGAACCCTGGCCAGATCCAGTCAGATGGAGGAGGCTGAGCAGTACTCCCaggccatccaggtgtccctgtgccGAGGTGCCAAGAGGGCGGGCAATCCCAGTACATACTCCCACTGTCCTGGCCTATGTGCCAACCCCACATACTGGGGGGGCCACCCTGAGAGTCCTCCCAAGAAGAAATGCACCACAGTCAACCTCACACAGAAACCTGAAACCAAAGACCCTCCTGTCACCCCTATGCAAAAACTCATCTCCCTGGTAAGGGAATGGGACATGGTCAATTGCAAACAGTGGGAATTCCAGCCAGTGCCAGTTCCCCAGAGCAGCTCCATGGAGGAAGCTACCCTGCAGCCCCCTTCGGGGAGTGAGGCTGCTTCCCAGCCTGTCACCTCAGCTTCCTGGAAAGGACGTTCCACAGGCTCAGAGAAGGACCTGGGTCAACAGgcaggggctggagctggagccaaAGACAAGGGGCTGGAGCCAACCTTTAAGCCATACTTCCCTGTGAAAAGAGCTGTTACCCTGAAGGATTGGGGCAAGCAGAAGCCAAGGGAGAAAG AAAGCCCTGGCCCTGAGCAGCCTCTGCCTGAGGCTGAGGTGAATAATGCAGGGGTCATCCTCAAAGTGACCCATCCCCCTGTAGTGGGCAGCGATGGCTCCTGCATGTTCTTTGAGGACAGCATCATCTATACCACACAGATCGACAACCTCAAGCATACACCACCTacagccagcccccagcccaaAG AGGTGACTTTCCTGAGCTTCTCTCTATCCTGGGAAGAGATGTTTTATGCACAAAAATGTCACCGCTTCCTGACTGACATCATCCTGGATTCCATCAGGCAAAAGGACCCCAAAGCCATGACAGCCAAGGTGGTCTCCCTGACCAACCAGCTGTGG ACCCTGCACATCAGCCCCAAGCAGTTTGTGGTGGATTTGCTGGCCATCACCGGCTTCAAGGATGACCGGCACACCCAGGAACGCCTGTACAGCTGGGTGGAG CTCACACTGCCTTTCGCCAGGAAATATGGTTGCTGCATGGACCTGCTCATCCAGAGGGGCCTGTCAAGGTCCATCTCTTACTCTATCCTGGGCAAGTACTTACAAGAGGGCTAG
- the KCTD19 gene encoding BTB/POZ domain-containing protein KCTD19 isoform X9: MVWIRPWRGRQKHQSGDWGGGVAEDEGYGVRDLALGHGEEPGMPHESAEDLFHFNVGGWHFSVPRNKLAQFPDSLLWKEASALSSLESQRLFIDRDGSTFRHVHYYLYTSKLSFSSCAELNLLYEQALGLQLMPLLQTLDNLKEGKHHLRVRPADIPVAERASLNYWRTWKCISKPSEFPIKSPAFTVNFLRSQKILLPDNFSNIDVLEAEVEILEIPELTEAIRLYRMNMGGCSRTSCSPPSPGKGGHAAGLESVKPLYMMALGLLVKYPDSALGQLRIESTLDGSRLYITGNGVLFQHVKNWLGTCRLPLTETISEVYELCAFLDKRDITYEPMKVALKTHLEPRTLAPMDVLNERWMAEITVYSPQQIIKVYVGSHWYATTLQTLLKYPELLSNPQRVYWITYGQTLLIHGDGQMFRHILNFLRLGKLFLPSEFKEWPLFCQEVEEYHIPSLSEALAQCQAYKSWTQEKESENEEAFPIRRLHVVTEGPGSLVEFSRDTKETTACMPVDFQDCNDRTPWNKAKGTLARSSQMEEAEQYSQAIQVSLCRGAKRAGNPSTYSHCPGLCANPTYWGGHPESPPKKKCTTVNLTQKPETKDPPVTPMQKLISLVREWDMVNCKQWEFQPVPVPQSSSMEEATLQPPSGSEAASQPVTSASWKGRSTGSEKDLGQQAGAGAGAKDKGLEPTFKPYFPVKRAVTLKDWGKQKPREKESPGPEQPLPEAEVNNAGVILKVTHPPVVGSDGSCMFFEDSIIYTTQIDNLKHTPPTASPQPKEVTFLSFSLSWEEMFYAQKCHRFLTDIILDSIRQKDPKAMTAKVVSLTNQLWTLHISPKQFVVDLLAITGFKDDRHTQERLYSWVELTLPFARKYGCCMDLLIQRGLSRSISYSILGKYLQEG, encoded by the exons ATGGTATGGATCCGGCCCTGGCGGGGGCGCCAAAAACACCAAAGCGGCGATTGGGGAGGCGGTGTGGCCGAGGATGAGGGCTATGGGGTTAGGGACCTGGCTCTGGGACATGGG gAGGAGCCTGGCATGCCTCATGAATCAGCGGAGGATTTGTTTCATTTCAACGTTGGCGGCTGGCATTTCTCAGTTCCCAGAAACAAACTTGCTCAGTTTCCAGATTCCCTGCTATGGAAAGAGGCTTCAGCCTTGTCCTCTTTGGAAAGCCAGAGGCTCTTCATCGACAGAGATGGTTCTACATTTAGGCATGTGCACTATTACCTCTACACTTCCAAACTCTCCTTCTCTAGTTGTGCAGAACTGAACTTACTCTATGAGCAAGCACTGGGTTTGCAGCTGATGCCTTTGCTGCAG ACTCTAGATAATCTGAAGGAAGGGAAACACCACCTACGTGTACGGCCTGCAGACATACCTGTTGCTGAGAGAGCATCTTTGAACTACTGGCGAACATGGAAGTGTATCAGCAAACCCTCAGAATTTCCCATAAAAAGCCCTGCCTTCACAG TGAATTTTCTACGCTCACAGAAGATTTTACTACCAGATAATTTCTCCAATATAGACGTGTTAGAAGCAGAAGTGGAAATTCTGGAAATCCCTGAACTCACTGAAGCTATAAGGTTGTACCGGATGAACATGG GTGGCTGTTCCCGGACCTCTTGTTCCCCCCCAAGCCCTGGGAAGGGGGGCCATGCAGCAGGCCTGGAGTCTGTGAAGCCGTTGTACATGATGGCCCTGGGTCTGCTTGTCAAGTACCCAGACTCCGCACTGGGACAGCTCCGCATCGAGAGCACGCTGGACGGCAGTAGACTGTACATCACAGGGAACGGGGTCCTCTTTCAGCATGTCAA AAACTGGCTGGGAACTTGTCGGCTGCCCCTGACTGAGACTATTTCCGAGGTGTATGAGCTCTGTGCCTTCCTGGACAAGAGGGATATCACCTATGAGCCAATGAAAGTGGCCCTGAAGACTCATCTGGAGCCGAGGACTCTGGCACCCATGGATGTGCTCA ATGAGAGATGGATGGCAGAAATCACTGTGTATTCCCCGCAACAGATCATCAAAGTTTATGTTGGAAGCCACTGGTATGCAACCACCCTGCAGACCTTACTGAAG TATCCAGAACTTCTGTCCAACCCTCAAAGAGTGTACTGGATCACTTATGGGCAGACCCTGCTGATCCACGGGGATGGCCAAATGTTCCGACATATTCTCAACTTCCTGAGACTTGGAAAACTGTTTTTACCATCTGAATTTAA GGAATGGCCCCTGTTCTGCCAGGAGGTAGAGGAATACCACATCCCATCCCTCTCAGAGGCCCTTGCCCAATGTCAGGCATACAA GTCATGGACccaggagaaagaatctgaaaatgAAGAAGCTTTTCCCATCAGGAGGCTGCATGTGGTGACGGAAGGGCCAGGGTCTCTGGTGGAGTTCAGTAGAGACACCAAAGAA ACCACAGCCTGCATGCCTGTGGACTTCCAAGACTGCAATGACAGGACTCCATGGAACAAGGCCAAGGGAACCCTGGCCAGATCCAGTCAGATGGAGGAGGCTGAGCAGTACTCCCaggccatccaggtgtccctgtgccGAGGTGCCAAGAGGGCGGGCAATCCCAGTACATACTCCCACTGTCCTGGCCTATGTGCCAACCCCACATACTGGGGGGGCCACCCTGAGAGTCCTCCCAAGAAGAAATGCACCACAGTCAACCTCACACAGAAACCTGAAACCAAAGACCCTCCTGTCACCCCTATGCAAAAACTCATCTCCCTGGTAAGGGAATGGGACATGGTCAATTGCAAACAGTGGGAATTCCAGCCAGTGCCAGTTCCCCAGAGCAGCTCCATGGAGGAAGCTACCCTGCAGCCCCCTTCGGGGAGTGAGGCTGCTTCCCAGCCTGTCACCTCAGCTTCCTGGAAAGGACGTTCCACAGGCTCAGAGAAGGACCTGGGTCAACAGgcaggggctggagctggagccaaAGACAAGGGGCTGGAGCCAACCTTTAAGCCATACTTCCCTGTGAAAAGAGCTGTTACCCTGAAGGATTGGGGCAAGCAGAAGCCAAGGGAGAAAG AAAGCCCTGGCCCTGAGCAGCCTCTGCCTGAGGCTGAGGTGAATAATGCAGGGGTCATCCTCAAAGTGACCCATCCCCCTGTAGTGGGCAGCGATGGCTCCTGCATGTTCTTTGAGGACAGCATCATCTATACCACACAGATCGACAACCTCAAGCATACACCACCTacagccagcccccagcccaaAG AGGTGACTTTCCTGAGCTTCTCTCTATCCTGGGAAGAGATGTTTTATGCACAAAAATGTCACCGCTTCCTGACTGACATCATCCTGGATTCCATCAGGCAAAAGGACCCCAAAGCCATGACAGCCAAGGTGGTCTCCCTGACCAACCAGCTGTGG ACCCTGCACATCAGCCCCAAGCAGTTTGTGGTGGATTTGCTGGCCATCACCGGCTTCAAGGATGACCGGCACACCCAGGAACGCCTGTACAGCTGGGTGGAG CTCACACTGCCTTTCGCCAGGAAATATGGTTGCTGCATGGACCTGCTCATCCAGAGGGGCCTGTCAAGGTCCATCTCTTACTCTATCCTGGGCAAGTACTTACAAGAGGGCTAG
- the KCTD19 gene encoding BTB/POZ domain-containing protein KCTD19 isoform X10, giving the protein MVWIRPWRGRQKHQSGDWGGGVAEDEGYGVRDLALGHGEEPGMPHESAEDLFHFNVGGWHFSVPRNKLAQFPDSLLWKEASALSSLESQRLFIDRDGSTFRHVHYYLYTSKLSFSSCAELNLLYEQALGLQLMPLLQTLDNLKEGKHHLRVRPADIPVAERASLNYWRTWKCISKPSEFPIKSPAFTGLHDKAPLGLMDTPLLDTEEEVHYCFLPLDLVAKYPSLVTEDNLLWLAETVALIECECSEFRFIVNFLRSQKILLPDNFSNIDVLEAEVEILEIPELTEAIRLYRMNMGGCSRTSCSPPSPGKGGHAAGLESVKPLYMMALGLLVKYPDSALGQLRIESTLDGSRLYITGNGVLFQHVKNWLGTCRLPLTETISEVYELCAFLDKRDITYEPMKVALKTHLEPRTLAPMDVLNERWMAEITVYSPQQIIKVYVGSHWYATTLQTLLKYPELLSNPQRVYWITYGQTLLIHGDGQMFRHILNFLRLGKLFLPSEFKEWPLFCQEVEEYHIPSLSEALAQCQAYKSWTQEKESENEEAFPIRRLHVVTEGPGSLVEFSRDTKETTACMPVDFQDCNDRTPWNKAKGTLARSSQMEEAEQYSQAIQVSLCRGAKRAGNPSTYSHCPGLCANPTYWGGHPESPPKKKCTTVNLTQKPETKDPPVTPMQKLISLVREWDMVNCKQWEFQPVPVPQSSSMEEATLQPPSGSEAASQPVTSASWKGRSTGSEKDLGQQAGAGAGAKDKGLEPTFKPYFPVKRAVTLKDWGKQKPREKESPGPEQPLPEAEVNNAGVILKVTHPPVVGSDGSCMFFEDSIIYTTQIDNLKHTPPTASPQPKGWL; this is encoded by the exons ATGGTATGGATCCGGCCCTGGCGGGGGCGCCAAAAACACCAAAGCGGCGATTGGGGAGGCGGTGTGGCCGAGGATGAGGGCTATGGGGTTAGGGACCTGGCTCTGGGACATGGG gAGGAGCCTGGCATGCCTCATGAATCAGCGGAGGATTTGTTTCATTTCAACGTTGGCGGCTGGCATTTCTCAGTTCCCAGAAACAAACTTGCTCAGTTTCCAGATTCCCTGCTATGGAAAGAGGCTTCAGCCTTGTCCTCTTTGGAAAGCCAGAGGCTCTTCATCGACAGAGATGGTTCTACATTTAGGCATGTGCACTATTACCTCTACACTTCCAAACTCTCCTTCTCTAGTTGTGCAGAACTGAACTTACTCTATGAGCAAGCACTGGGTTTGCAGCTGATGCCTTTGCTGCAG ACTCTAGATAATCTGAAGGAAGGGAAACACCACCTACGTGTACGGCCTGCAGACATACCTGTTGCTGAGAGAGCATCTTTGAACTACTGGCGAACATGGAAGTGTATCAGCAAACCCTCAGAATTTCCCATAAAAAGCCCTGCCTTCACAG GCCTACATGATAAGGCACCTTTGGGACTCATGGACACACCATTGTTAGACACGGAAGAGGAAGTACACTACTGTTTTCTGCCCCTAGACCTAGTGGCCAAGTATCCAAGCCTGGTGACTGAAGACAATCTGCTGTGGCTGGCTGAGACTGTGGCCTTAATTGAGTGCGAGTGCAGCGAGTTCCGCTTCATTG TGAATTTTCTACGCTCACAGAAGATTTTACTACCAGATAATTTCTCCAATATAGACGTGTTAGAAGCAGAAGTGGAAATTCTGGAAATCCCTGAACTCACTGAAGCTATAAGGTTGTACCGGATGAACATGG GTGGCTGTTCCCGGACCTCTTGTTCCCCCCCAAGCCCTGGGAAGGGGGGCCATGCAGCAGGCCTGGAGTCTGTGAAGCCGTTGTACATGATGGCCCTGGGTCTGCTTGTCAAGTACCCAGACTCCGCACTGGGACAGCTCCGCATCGAGAGCACGCTGGACGGCAGTAGACTGTACATCACAGGGAACGGGGTCCTCTTTCAGCATGTCAA AAACTGGCTGGGAACTTGTCGGCTGCCCCTGACTGAGACTATTTCCGAGGTGTATGAGCTCTGTGCCTTCCTGGACAAGAGGGATATCACCTATGAGCCAATGAAAGTGGCCCTGAAGACTCATCTGGAGCCGAGGACTCTGGCACCCATGGATGTGCTCA ATGAGAGATGGATGGCAGAAATCACTGTGTATTCCCCGCAACAGATCATCAAAGTTTATGTTGGAAGCCACTGGTATGCAACCACCCTGCAGACCTTACTGAAG TATCCAGAACTTCTGTCCAACCCTCAAAGAGTGTACTGGATCACTTATGGGCAGACCCTGCTGATCCACGGGGATGGCCAAATGTTCCGACATATTCTCAACTTCCTGAGACTTGGAAAACTGTTTTTACCATCTGAATTTAA GGAATGGCCCCTGTTCTGCCAGGAGGTAGAGGAATACCACATCCCATCCCTCTCAGAGGCCCTTGCCCAATGTCAGGCATACAA GTCATGGACccaggagaaagaatctgaaaatgAAGAAGCTTTTCCCATCAGGAGGCTGCATGTGGTGACGGAAGGGCCAGGGTCTCTGGTGGAGTTCAGTAGAGACACCAAAGAA ACCACAGCCTGCATGCCTGTGGACTTCCAAGACTGCAATGACAGGACTCCATGGAACAAGGCCAAGGGAACCCTGGCCAGATCCAGTCAGATGGAGGAGGCTGAGCAGTACTCCCaggccatccaggtgtccctgtgccGAGGTGCCAAGAGGGCGGGCAATCCCAGTACATACTCCCACTGTCCTGGCCTATGTGCCAACCCCACATACTGGGGGGGCCACCCTGAGAGTCCTCCCAAGAAGAAATGCACCACAGTCAACCTCACACAGAAACCTGAAACCAAAGACCCTCCTGTCACCCCTATGCAAAAACTCATCTCCCTGGTAAGGGAATGGGACATGGTCAATTGCAAACAGTGGGAATTCCAGCCAGTGCCAGTTCCCCAGAGCAGCTCCATGGAGGAAGCTACCCTGCAGCCCCCTTCGGGGAGTGAGGCTGCTTCCCAGCCTGTCACCTCAGCTTCCTGGAAAGGACGTTCCACAGGCTCAGAGAAGGACCTGGGTCAACAGgcaggggctggagctggagccaaAGACAAGGGGCTGGAGCCAACCTTTAAGCCATACTTCCCTGTGAAAAGAGCTGTTACCCTGAAGGATTGGGGCAAGCAGAAGCCAAGGGAGAAAG AAAGCCCTGGCCCTGAGCAGCCTCTGCCTGAGGCTGAGGTGAATAATGCAGGGGTCATCCTCAAAGTGACCCATCCCCCTGTAGTGGGCAGCGATGGCTCCTGCATGTTCTTTGAGGACAGCATCATCTATACCACACAGATCGACAACCTCAAGCATACACCACCTacagccagcccccagcccaaAG GCTGGCTCTAA
- the KCTD19 gene encoding BTB/POZ domain-containing protein KCTD19 isoform X1 yields the protein MVWIRPWRGRQKHQSGDWGGGVAEDEGYGVRDLALGHGEEPGMPHESAEDLFHFNVGGWHFSVPRNKLAQFPDSLLWKEASALSSLESQRLFIDRDGSTFRHVHYYLYTSKLSFSSCAELNLLYEQALGLQLMPLLQTLDNLKEGKHHLRVRPADIPVAERASLNYWRTWKCISKPSEFPIKSPAFTGLHDKAPLGLMDTPLLDTEEEVHYCFLPLDLVAKYPSLVTEDNLLWLAETVALIECECSEFRFIVNFLRSQKILLPDNFSNIDVLEAEVEILEIPELTEAIRLYRMNMGGCSRTSCSPPSPGKGGHAAGLESVKPLYMMALGLLVKYPDSALGQLRIESTLDGSRLYITGNGVLFQHVKNWLGTCRLPLTETISEVYELCAFLDKRDITYEPMKVALKTHLEPRTLAPMDVLNERWMAEITVYSPQQIIKVYVGSHWYATTLQTLLKYPELLSNPQRVYWITYGQTLLIHGDGQMFRHILNFLRLGKLFLPSEFKEWPLFCQEVEEYHIPSLSEALAQCQAYKSWTQEKESENEEAFPIRRLHVVTEGPGSLVEFSRDTKETTACMPVDFQDCNDRTPWNKAKGTLARSSQMEEAEQYSQAIQVSLCRGAKRAGNPSTYSHCPGLCANPTYWGGHPESPPKKKCTTVNLTQKPETKDPPVTPMQKLISLVREWDMVNCKQWEFQPVPVPQSSSMEEATLQPPSGSEAASQPVTSASWKGRSTGSEKDLGQQAGAGAGAKDKGLEPTFKPYFPVKRAVTLKDWGKQKPREKESPGPEQPLPEAEVNNAGVILKVTHPPVVGSDGSCMFFEDSIIYTTQIDNLKHTPPTASPQPKEVTFLSFSLSWEEMFYAQKCHRFLTDIILDSIRQKDPKAMTAKVVSLTNQLWTLHISPKQFVVDLLAITGFKDDRHTQERLYSWVELTLPFARKYGCCMDLLIQRGLSRSISYSILGKYLQEG from the exons ATGGTATGGATCCGGCCCTGGCGGGGGCGCCAAAAACACCAAAGCGGCGATTGGGGAGGCGGTGTGGCCGAGGATGAGGGCTATGGGGTTAGGGACCTGGCTCTGGGACATGGG gAGGAGCCTGGCATGCCTCATGAATCAGCGGAGGATTTGTTTCATTTCAACGTTGGCGGCTGGCATTTCTCAGTTCCCAGAAACAAACTTGCTCAGTTTCCAGATTCCCTGCTATGGAAAGAGGCTTCAGCCTTGTCCTCTTTGGAAAGCCAGAGGCTCTTCATCGACAGAGATGGTTCTACATTTAGGCATGTGCACTATTACCTCTACACTTCCAAACTCTCCTTCTCTAGTTGTGCAGAACTGAACTTACTCTATGAGCAAGCACTGGGTTTGCAGCTGATGCCTTTGCTGCAG ACTCTAGATAATCTGAAGGAAGGGAAACACCACCTACGTGTACGGCCTGCAGACATACCTGTTGCTGAGAGAGCATCTTTGAACTACTGGCGAACATGGAAGTGTATCAGCAAACCCTCAGAATTTCCCATAAAAAGCCCTGCCTTCACAG GCCTACATGATAAGGCACCTTTGGGACTCATGGACACACCATTGTTAGACACGGAAGAGGAAGTACACTACTGTTTTCTGCCCCTAGACCTAGTGGCCAAGTATCCAAGCCTGGTGACTGAAGACAATCTGCTGTGGCTGGCTGAGACTGTGGCCTTAATTGAGTGCGAGTGCAGCGAGTTCCGCTTCATTG TGAATTTTCTACGCTCACAGAAGATTTTACTACCAGATAATTTCTCCAATATAGACGTGTTAGAAGCAGAAGTGGAAATTCTGGAAATCCCTGAACTCACTGAAGCTATAAGGTTGTACCGGATGAACATGG GTGGCTGTTCCCGGACCTCTTGTTCCCCCCCAAGCCCTGGGAAGGGGGGCCATGCAGCAGGCCTGGAGTCTGTGAAGCCGTTGTACATGATGGCCCTGGGTCTGCTTGTCAAGTACCCAGACTCCGCACTGGGACAGCTCCGCATCGAGAGCACGCTGGACGGCAGTAGACTGTACATCACAGGGAACGGGGTCCTCTTTCAGCATGTCAA AAACTGGCTGGGAACTTGTCGGCTGCCCCTGACTGAGACTATTTCCGAGGTGTATGAGCTCTGTGCCTTCCTGGACAAGAGGGATATCACCTATGAGCCAATGAAAGTGGCCCTGAAGACTCATCTGGAGCCGAGGACTCTGGCACCCATGGATGTGCTCA ATGAGAGATGGATGGCAGAAATCACTGTGTATTCCCCGCAACAGATCATCAAAGTTTATGTTGGAAGCCACTGGTATGCAACCACCCTGCAGACCTTACTGAAG TATCCAGAACTTCTGTCCAACCCTCAAAGAGTGTACTGGATCACTTATGGGCAGACCCTGCTGATCCACGGGGATGGCCAAATGTTCCGACATATTCTCAACTTCCTGAGACTTGGAAAACTGTTTTTACCATCTGAATTTAA GGAATGGCCCCTGTTCTGCCAGGAGGTAGAGGAATACCACATCCCATCCCTCTCAGAGGCCCTTGCCCAATGTCAGGCATACAA GTCATGGACccaggagaaagaatctgaaaatgAAGAAGCTTTTCCCATCAGGAGGCTGCATGTGGTGACGGAAGGGCCAGGGTCTCTGGTGGAGTTCAGTAGAGACACCAAAGAA ACCACAGCCTGCATGCCTGTGGACTTCCAAGACTGCAATGACAGGACTCCATGGAACAAGGCCAAGGGAACCCTGGCCAGATCCAGTCAGATGGAGGAGGCTGAGCAGTACTCCCaggccatccaggtgtccctgtgccGAGGTGCCAAGAGGGCGGGCAATCCCAGTACATACTCCCACTGTCCTGGCCTATGTGCCAACCCCACATACTGGGGGGGCCACCCTGAGAGTCCTCCCAAGAAGAAATGCACCACAGTCAACCTCACACAGAAACCTGAAACCAAAGACCCTCCTGTCACCCCTATGCAAAAACTCATCTCCCTGGTAAGGGAATGGGACATGGTCAATTGCAAACAGTGGGAATTCCAGCCAGTGCCAGTTCCCCAGAGCAGCTCCATGGAGGAAGCTACCCTGCAGCCCCCTTCGGGGAGTGAGGCTGCTTCCCAGCCTGTCACCTCAGCTTCCTGGAAAGGACGTTCCACAGGCTCAGAGAAGGACCTGGGTCAACAGgcaggggctggagctggagccaaAGACAAGGGGCTGGAGCCAACCTTTAAGCCATACTTCCCTGTGAAAAGAGCTGTTACCCTGAAGGATTGGGGCAAGCAGAAGCCAAGGGAGAAAG AAAGCCCTGGCCCTGAGCAGCCTCTGCCTGAGGCTGAGGTGAATAATGCAGGGGTCATCCTCAAAGTGACCCATCCCCCTGTAGTGGGCAGCGATGGCTCCTGCATGTTCTTTGAGGACAGCATCATCTATACCACACAGATCGACAACCTCAAGCATACACCACCTacagccagcccccagcccaaAG AGGTGACTTTCCTGAGCTTCTCTCTATCCTGGGAAGAGATGTTTTATGCACAAAAATGTCACCGCTTCCTGACTGACATCATCCTGGATTCCATCAGGCAAAAGGACCCCAAAGCCATGACAGCCAAGGTGGTCTCCCTGACCAACCAGCTGTGG ACCCTGCACATCAGCCCCAAGCAGTTTGTGGTGGATTTGCTGGCCATCACCGGCTTCAAGGATGACCGGCACACCCAGGAACGCCTGTACAGCTGGGTGGAG CTCACACTGCCTTTCGCCAGGAAATATGGTTGCTGCATGGACCTGCTCATCCAGAGGGGCCTGTCAAGGTCCATCTCTTACTCTATCCTGGGCAAGTACTTACAAGAGGGCTAG